GGACTAAAAATAAAGAAGTCCTTGCTGTAGATCACGTTAATTTATCGATTCGAGCAGGATCGATTTATGGCGTCATTGGTTTTTCTGGAGCAGGAAAAAGTACTTTGATTCGAATGTTTAATCATTTAGAAGCGCCTACATCAGGTGAAGTTATTATAGATGGAGACCATATAGGTCAATTGTCCAAAAATGGATTAAGAGCAAAAAGACAAAAAGTAAGTATGATCTTCCAACATTTTAATTTGTTATGGTCAAGGACTGTGTTAAAAAATATTATGTTTCCGCTTGAAATTGCAGGTGTCCCTAGAAGGAGAGCTAAGCAAAAAGCATTAGAACTTGTCGAACTCGTCGGTTTAAAAGGTAGAGAAAAGGCTTATCCATCAGAGTTATCAGGTGGACAAAAGCAACGTGTTGGGATTGCACGAGCGTTAGCTAATGATCCAACGGTCTTGCTTTGTGATGAGGCAACAAGTGCACTTGATCCGCAAACAACAGATGAAATTTTAGATCTACTACTAAAAATTAGAGAACAACAAAATTTAACAATTGTACTAATTACGCATGAAATGCATGTCATTCGTCGTATTTGTGATGAAGTTGCAGTTATGGAAAGTGGTAAAGTGATAGAACAAGGACCGGTGACACAGGTTTTTGAAAATCCGCAACACACTGTGACAAAACGATTTGTGAAAGACGATTTAAATGATGATTTCGAAACATCTTTAACAGAATTAGAGCCATTAGAAAAAGATGCATATATCGTTAGATTAGTTTTCGCTGGTTCAACAACAACCGAGCCTATTGTATCGAGTCTATCAACTGCCTATGATATTAAAATTAATATTTTAGAAGCAAATATTAAAAATACAAAAAATG
The genomic region above belongs to Staphylococcus aureus and contains:
- a CDS encoding methionine ABC transporter ATP-binding protein encodes the protein MIELKEVVKEYRTKNKEVLAVDHVNLSIRAGSIYGVIGFSGAGKSTLIRMFNHLEAPTSGEVIIDGDHIGQLSKNGLRAKRQKVSMIFQHFNLLWSRTVLKNIMFPLEIAGVPRRRAKQKALELVELVGLKGREKAYPSELSGGQKQRVGIARALANDPTVLLCDEATSALDPQTTDEILDLLLKIREQQNLTIVLITHEMHVIRRICDEVAVMESGKVIEQGPVTQVFENPQHTVTKRFVKDDLNDDFETSLTELEPLEKDAYIVRLVFAGSTTTEPIVSSLSTAYDIKINILEANIKNTKNGTVGFLVLHIPYISSVDFGKFEKELIERQVKMEVLRHG